From Solwaraspora sp. WMMD1047, the proteins below share one genomic window:
- a CDS encoding replicative DNA helicase, producing the protein MSITDDVRAPASADGGDGPGRRDGQFDKTPPQDIAAEQCVLGGMLLSKDAIADVVEILKPGDFYRPVHATIFDAVLDLYGRGEPADPITVAAALADSGDLGRIGGAPYLHTLIASVPTAANAAYYARIVGERAVLRRLVEAGTRIVQLGYGSAAGGGRDVDDVVDLAQQAVYDVTERRVSEDFAVLADMLQPTLDEIEAVGAQGGVMTGVPTGFTDLDRLLNGLHGGQLIIVAGRPGLGKSTASMDFARNAAIRHNHASAIFSLEMSKVEIVMRLLSAEARVPLHVLRSGQLSDDDWTKLARCMGEISEAPLFVDDTPNMNLMEIRAKARRLKQRHDLKMIVVDYLQLMSSPKRTESRQQEVAELSRGLKLLAKEVECPVIAVSQLNRGPEQRTDKRPQLSDLRESGCLTAETRLIRADTNAEVTLGELLASGETGIPVWSLDERLKYTPRTMTHAFPSGRKEVFLLRLASGKEIRATGNHPFLMFDGWHPLSELAPGARIGTPRHIPAPTGPAEPWPEPHVVMLAHLLGDGSFVRRQPIRYASVDEENLRVVTDAARCFGITAVRDDCPAARVTTLRLPAPYRLARGRRNPIAEWLDGLNLFGLRSHEKFVPREVFALPKYQVTTFLRHLWATDGSIHVNKTARGGRIYYSSTSRRLVDDLSRLLLRFGINGRIKTHQPANYRPQYTLDVSGRDDQLRFLREIGVHGARAVACDRLQAALAHVPSNANVDTVPREVWTRVRAALTDQGVTHRDFAKAMGTKFCGSTLWRHAPSRHRLARVAAVLDAADLELQATNDIFWDEVVTIESLGEQEVYDATVLGLHNFIANGIAVHNSIEQDADVVILLHRDDYYDKESPRAGEADFIVAKHRNGPTDTVTVAAQLHLSRFVDMAIV; encoded by the coding sequence GTGTCGATCACCGACGATGTGCGGGCGCCCGCGTCGGCGGACGGCGGCGACGGGCCGGGCCGGCGGGACGGTCAGTTCGACAAGACTCCGCCACAGGACATCGCGGCGGAGCAGTGCGTACTCGGTGGCATGCTGCTCTCCAAGGACGCCATCGCCGACGTGGTGGAGATCCTCAAGCCGGGTGACTTCTACCGACCGGTGCACGCCACCATCTTCGACGCGGTGCTCGACCTCTACGGACGCGGTGAGCCGGCCGACCCGATCACGGTGGCCGCCGCGCTGGCCGACTCGGGTGACCTGGGTCGGATCGGCGGCGCCCCCTACCTGCACACGCTCATCGCGAGCGTGCCGACGGCGGCGAACGCGGCGTACTACGCCCGGATCGTCGGCGAGCGGGCGGTGCTGCGCCGGCTGGTCGAGGCGGGCACCCGGATCGTGCAGCTCGGTTACGGCTCGGCCGCCGGTGGCGGTCGCGACGTGGACGATGTCGTCGACCTGGCCCAGCAGGCGGTCTACGACGTCACCGAGCGGCGGGTGAGCGAAGACTTCGCGGTGCTGGCCGACATGCTGCAACCGACCCTCGACGAGATCGAGGCGGTCGGGGCACAGGGCGGCGTGATGACCGGCGTGCCGACCGGCTTCACCGACCTGGACCGCCTGCTCAATGGCCTGCACGGCGGGCAGCTCATCATCGTGGCAGGTAGGCCGGGTTTGGGCAAATCAACCGCTTCTATGGATTTTGCTAGAAATGCCGCAATTCGACACAATCACGCGTCGGCGATCTTCTCGCTTGAAATGAGCAAGGTGGAGATCGTCATGCGACTGCTCTCGGCCGAGGCGCGGGTGCCCCTGCATGTGCTGCGCAGCGGGCAGCTCTCCGACGACGACTGGACCAAGCTGGCCCGCTGCATGGGCGAGATCAGCGAGGCGCCACTCTTCGTCGACGACACGCCGAACATGAACCTGATGGAGATCCGGGCCAAGGCCCGCCGGCTCAAACAGCGACACGACCTCAAGATGATCGTCGTCGACTACCTCCAGCTGATGAGCTCACCGAAGCGCACCGAGAGCCGGCAGCAGGAGGTCGCCGAGCTCTCCCGGGGTCTCAAGCTGCTGGCCAAGGAGGTCGAGTGCCCGGTGATCGCGGTCAGCCAACTGAACCGTGGCCCGGAGCAACGCACTGACAAGCGTCCTCAACTGTCCGATTTGCGCGAATCGGGTTGTCTGACGGCTGAAACCAGGCTGATCCGCGCAGACACCAATGCGGAGGTCACCCTCGGCGAACTGCTCGCATCCGGCGAGACGGGGATCCCCGTATGGTCACTCGATGAGCGACTGAAGTACACCCCGCGAACGATGACTCACGCGTTCCCAAGCGGGCGCAAGGAAGTCTTCCTCCTTCGCCTAGCGTCTGGCAAGGAGATCCGGGCGACCGGAAACCACCCGTTCCTGATGTTCGACGGCTGGCACCCCCTTTCAGAACTTGCTCCAGGTGCCCGGATAGGTACGCCTCGTCACATCCCGGCGCCCACCGGGCCTGCGGAACCGTGGCCGGAACCCCACGTTGTCATGCTGGCGCACCTGCTGGGCGATGGATCCTTCGTGCGAAGGCAGCCGATCCGTTACGCGAGCGTTGACGAGGAGAATCTTCGTGTCGTTACCGACGCGGCCCGCTGTTTTGGGATCACCGCTGTGCGGGACGACTGTCCCGCTGCCCGTGTCACCACCCTGCGGCTTCCAGCCCCGTACCGGCTAGCCCGAGGTCGACGTAATCCGATCGCCGAGTGGCTGGATGGATTGAACCTGTTTGGGCTCCGTTCACACGAGAAGTTCGTCCCGCGAGAAGTCTTCGCTCTTCCGAAGTACCAGGTCACAACCTTCCTGAGACACCTTTGGGCCACAGACGGCTCGATCCATGTGAACAAGACCGCGCGCGGCGGCCGGATCTACTACTCGTCGACGAGCCGCCGGCTGGTTGATGATCTGTCGCGGTTGCTGCTCCGGTTCGGCATCAACGGCCGCATCAAGACCCACCAACCAGCCAACTATCGCCCGCAGTACACGCTCGATGTCTCCGGACGCGACGATCAACTCAGGTTCTTACGGGAGATAGGTGTGCACGGCGCACGAGCCGTTGCTTGTGATCGACTTCAAGCTGCGCTCGCCCACGTCCCGAGTAACGCCAACGTCGACACGGTGCCTCGGGAGGTGTGGACCCGGGTTCGAGCCGCTCTCACAGATCAGGGTGTTACTCACCGCGACTTCGCGAAGGCGATGGGCACCAAGTTCTGTGGCAGCACCTTGTGGCGGCATGCACCGAGTCGACACCGACTCGCGCGGGTCGCAGCGGTGTTGGACGCGGCGGACCTGGAGTTGCAGGCGACCAACGACATCTTCTGGGACGAAGTCGTCACCATCGAGTCGTTGGGGGAGCAGGAGGTCTACGACGCGACCGTTCTTGGACTGCACAACTTCATCGCCAACGGCATCGCTGTCCACAACAGCATTGAGCAGGACGCCGACGTTGTGATCCTTCTGCACCGGGATGACTACTATGACAAGGAGTCGCCGCGGGCGGGCGAGGCCGACTTCATCGTGGCCAAGCACCGGAACGGGCCGACCGACACGGTGACCGTCGCCGCCCAACTGCACCTGTCCCGCTTCGTCGACATGGCCATCGTCTGA
- a CDS encoding zf-TFIIB domain-containing protein, producing MMQMTCPKCRGEMRQYERSGVTVDQCTECRGIFLDRGELEKLFDAEANWNQQQGQRQATPPPPPPAAAPGYAPPPPPPPGQHHPGYAAPPPPQPVAHGYPPAPAYGRQGYHGHYRNKGGYHGHYRNKRHKGGFLGELFG from the coding sequence GTGATGCAGATGACCTGTCCGAAGTGCCGCGGCGAGATGCGTCAGTACGAGCGCAGCGGCGTCACCGTCGATCAGTGCACGGAATGTCGCGGAATCTTCCTCGACCGCGGCGAGTTGGAGAAGCTCTTCGACGCGGAGGCCAACTGGAACCAGCAGCAGGGCCAGCGCCAGGCCACGCCGCCACCGCCTCCGCCGGCCGCGGCCCCCGGCTACGCCCCGCCGCCCCCGCCGCCGCCCGGACAGCACCACCCCGGCTACGCCGCACCGCCGCCGCCGCAGCCGGTCGCCCACGGCTATCCGCCGGCCCCCGCCTACGGGCGCCAGGGTTACCACGGCCACTACCGGAACAAGGGCGGCTACCACGGCCACTACCGGAACAAGCGGCACAAGGGCGGCTTCCTCGGCGAGTTGTTCGGCTGA
- a CDS encoding phosphoribosyltransferase family protein gives METIYRDRAEAGAVLADELADLAERPDVIVLGLVRGGVPVAAAVADRLGAPLDALVVRKLGVPQAPEVAFGAVGPGGVRVLNEEIADRIDPAQVEVVVQAEIAELDRRERRYRTGRPPLRLEGRTAVTVDDGLATGATARAAVTVARRLGATRVVLAVPVGAPEAYRALAQEADQVVCPLVPAEFGAVSRFYVDFHEVSDEEVTATLGGTG, from the coding sequence ATGGAGACCATCTACCGGGACCGGGCGGAGGCCGGCGCGGTGCTCGCCGACGAGCTCGCCGACCTGGCCGAGCGACCCGACGTCATCGTGCTGGGCCTGGTCCGGGGCGGGGTCCCGGTGGCCGCCGCCGTCGCGGACCGGCTCGGCGCGCCGCTCGACGCTCTGGTCGTACGCAAGCTCGGGGTTCCGCAGGCGCCCGAGGTCGCGTTCGGGGCTGTCGGCCCGGGCGGGGTACGCGTCCTCAACGAAGAGATCGCCGACCGGATCGACCCGGCGCAGGTGGAGGTCGTCGTCCAGGCCGAGATCGCCGAGCTGGACCGGCGGGAACGCCGGTACCGGACCGGGCGCCCACCGCTGCGACTCGAAGGACGGACCGCCGTCACCGTCGATGACGGGCTGGCCACCGGCGCGACCGCGCGGGCGGCCGTCACGGTGGCCCGCCGGCTCGGCGCGACCCGGGTGGTGCTCGCGGTTCCGGTCGGCGCGCCCGAGGCGTACCGGGCGCTCGCGCAGGAGGCCGACCAGGTGGTCTGTCCACTGGTGCCGGCGGAGTTCGGCGCGGTGAGCCGGTTCTACGTCGACTTCCACGAGGTGTCCGACGAGGAGGTGACGGCCACGCTGGGGGGCACGGGGTGA
- a CDS encoding CrcB family protein, translating to MTLLLVLAGGALGAVCRFLVDRFITIRRRGIMPWGTLAVNVAGSLLLGLLAGIGTGAAAGGSLPDWLGALAGTGFCGALTTYSTFSYETVQLATGGGSAPGRPALGPALLNVLLTLGLGIGAAALGWSVAAAL from the coding sequence ATGACGCTCCTGCTGGTGCTGGCCGGCGGCGCCCTGGGGGCGGTCTGCCGGTTCCTGGTCGACCGGTTCATCACCATCCGCCGGCGCGGGATCATGCCGTGGGGCACCCTCGCCGTCAACGTGGCCGGTTCTCTCCTGCTCGGCCTGCTCGCCGGGATCGGCACCGGGGCGGCGGCCGGCGGATCGCTGCCCGACTGGCTCGGCGCCCTCGCGGGCACCGGCTTCTGCGGCGCGCTTACCACCTACTCCACCTTCAGCTACGAAACCGTCCAGCTCGCCACCGGGGGCGGCTCCGCACCCGGCCGCCCCGCCCTCGGCCCGGCGCTGCTCAACGTCCTGCTCACCCTGGGGCTCGGCATCGGCGCCGCAGCCCTCGGCTGGTCCGTCGCCGCCGCGCTCTGA
- the crcB gene encoding fluoride efflux transporter CrcB: MAGQADPTPVAVAGWRVLAVIAAGGALGSAARYGLTVAWPTPTGGLPWATLVTNLIGCLLLGALLRIITRHSAPHHLIRPFAGTGLLGGFTTFSTYAVETRALLGAGQPGLAAGYVVGTLVGALGAVLLGHWLVNRVTGS, encoded by the coding sequence ATGGCCGGGCAGGCGGACCCGACCCCGGTCGCGGTGGCCGGCTGGCGGGTCCTCGCGGTGATCGCGGCTGGCGGCGCGCTCGGCTCGGCCGCCCGCTACGGCCTAACGGTGGCCTGGCCGACCCCGACCGGCGGCCTGCCCTGGGCGACGCTTGTCACAAACCTGATCGGTTGTCTCCTGCTCGGTGCGCTGCTGCGGATCATCACCCGCCACTCGGCGCCGCACCACCTGATCCGCCCGTTCGCCGGGACCGGGCTGCTCGGCGGGTTCACCACCTTCTCCACGTACGCGGTGGAGACCCGCGCCCTGCTCGGCGCCGGTCAGCCGGGGCTCGCCGCCGGCTACGTGGTCGGCACGCTCGTCGGAGCGCTCGGCGCGGTGCTGCTCGGCCACTGGCTGGTGAATCGGGTGACCGGGTCATGA
- a CDS encoding glycosyltransferase 87 family protein translates to MRTWNRADRAAGGLAADLLLYLLAAAFAAATAATSTLLPHRAWGAVAAFGYLAAALAATGQLLARRHRPDSPLAGTPARTALVALTWAGTALLPLVWQSTQRAAGHPARAQEEVVVIEDSGRRLLDDGTPYLGLDAITALPPDERLLGYNPYQPGMALFGLPRAAAGDVWWTDARLWFALATAAALLLAVATLRRARTAPAAGTAQAAQRDAALVRAGQFATVLPVCALTLATGGDDLPVLACCLLALALAASRRFGAAGLAIGVAAALKLLAWPVALVLLVHAATAGRRALGLLAAGALGLPAAALLPALLVDPAALVENVVKFPLGQGIVTSPAQSPFPGYLIASNLPGGRAIAAALLVGTAIAIAVGLARRPPRTAASVALFCGYGLLAAILLMPATRFGYLLYPAALLAWVPALRLATEPATGTAAEPAARPDGRTPGEGHAVAPGQPAR, encoded by the coding sequence GTGCGGACCTGGAACCGGGCCGACCGGGCGGCCGGCGGCCTCGCCGCGGACCTGCTGCTCTATCTGCTCGCCGCGGCGTTCGCCGCCGCCACCGCCGCCACCTCAACCCTGCTGCCGCACCGGGCCTGGGGGGCCGTGGCCGCGTTCGGCTACCTGGCCGCCGCGCTCGCCGCCACCGGGCAACTGCTGGCCCGGCGCCACCGGCCCGACAGCCCTCTCGCCGGCACCCCGGCCCGCACCGCCCTGGTCGCGCTGACCTGGGCCGGCACCGCCCTGCTGCCGCTGGTGTGGCAGAGCACCCAACGAGCCGCCGGCCACCCGGCCCGCGCCCAGGAGGAGGTGGTGGTGATCGAGGACTCCGGGCGGCGGCTCCTCGACGACGGCACCCCCTACCTCGGACTCGACGCGATCACCGCGCTCCCGCCCGACGAACGGCTGCTGGGCTACAACCCGTACCAGCCCGGGATGGCCCTCTTCGGACTGCCGCGGGCGGCCGCCGGCGACGTCTGGTGGACGGACGCCCGGCTCTGGTTCGCCCTCGCCACCGCCGCCGCGCTGCTGCTCGCGGTCGCCACCCTGCGCCGCGCCCGGACCGCCCCGGCCGCCGGGACGGCCCAAGCCGCGCAGCGGGACGCCGCGCTGGTCCGGGCCGGGCAGTTCGCCACCGTACTCCCGGTCTGTGCCCTGACCCTGGCCACCGGCGGCGACGACCTGCCGGTGCTGGCCTGCTGCCTGTTGGCGTTGGCGCTCGCCGCCAGCCGCCGGTTCGGCGCCGCCGGCCTCGCCATCGGCGTCGCCGCCGCCCTCAAACTTCTCGCCTGGCCGGTCGCCCTGGTGCTGCTGGTGCACGCCGCGACCGCCGGGCGGCGGGCGCTGGGCCTGCTGGCCGCCGGAGCGCTCGGCCTGCCGGCCGCCGCGCTGCTGCCGGCGCTGCTTGTCGACCCGGCCGCCCTGGTGGAGAACGTCGTGAAGTTCCCGCTCGGCCAGGGCATCGTCACCAGCCCGGCCCAGTCGCCGTTCCCCGGCTACCTGATCGCCTCGAACCTGCCGGGCGGCCGGGCGATCGCCGCCGCGTTGCTGGTCGGCACGGCAATCGCGATCGCCGTCGGACTCGCCCGCCGCCCGCCGCGCACGGCCGCGTCGGTCGCCCTCTTCTGCGGGTACGGCCTACTCGCGGCGATCCTGCTGATGCCCGCCACCCGGTTCGGCTACCTGCTGTACCCGGCCGCCCTGCTGGCCTGGGTGCCGGCGTTGCGACTCGCCACCGAACCCGCCACCGGTACCGCCGCCGAACCAGCCGCCCGACCGGACGGCCGGACCCCTGGCGAGGGGCATGCCGTAGCCCCGGGCCAGCCGGCGCGATGA
- a CDS encoding bifunctional diguanylate cyclase/phosphodiesterase — MNQTQRDDNGTDQRLLPLLGLVAVSAAVAAVVSLLDAFRNPPDSLAEVATVIALTFTITISLIVTAPIRIRSTTHATTWAETAIVLGVAIAPTSWVVLCTGIGLAVAVRILRLPRVKGVFAVSKNMLVAVAAGMTLNATDWVWPPVEPHHMILPLAAAYAVAALFDQALAIPVIALATRTKVLRQFRDDWDLRLAGFAVRFVVTVVTLLILLADSRLLIAVPPLVLSLHLAYATRIQARAEQQAWQRLAHTTDALNVIDLTEVLRTAVTRAADLLSADEVEVELHAGHRVVRGSSETISYDGDADGPLSTLNGSVISSEMVGHDGSRVGTLRLRFHGPVGLSEREQYTLRTFASALCTAIRNASAYAELNRAAEEHAHAAAHDALTGLINRRRLMERGAELLAGRHADGVTALLLIDLNHFKEVNDTLGHPSGDRVLVEVADRLRASAGGNDLVARLGGDEFAILFTGLPAPAIATHRADALLAVLHEPINLDGMRISVEASGGIAVAPGTGGMAELLRRADVAMYQAKRSGRRIATYTASRDTADIGRLTLGGDLPRAVAEHEFTVNFQPIVDLASGEVLAAEALARWHHPAQGTIDPLRFLEAIERSGLLPAFAEAVLDQSLIAAGTWRDAGFDLPVAVNVSPRSLLDARFPGSVLARLRAHDLPSDRLILELTETLTLSQLEVVDQVLGQLRDAGVRLALDDFGTGYSSLSVLSRIPVHELKIDRAFVMTMESSNEAAAVIRSTVDLGRSLDLVVVAEGVESEPQRRALWELGCVAGQGHLFARPMPSARMLAALHRGAGGRPGTLAPPLHDAGSVVRMPPSRRSGARRSDRLPHLPA, encoded by the coding sequence GTGAACCAGACACAGCGAGACGACAACGGGACCGATCAGCGGCTACTGCCGCTCCTCGGTCTCGTCGCTGTTTCCGCCGCCGTAGCGGCGGTCGTCTCCCTGCTGGACGCCTTCCGCAACCCTCCCGACTCGTTGGCCGAGGTGGCCACCGTCATCGCGCTGACCTTCACGATCACCATCAGCCTCATCGTGACGGCGCCGATCCGGATCCGGTCCACCACCCACGCCACCACCTGGGCCGAGACCGCCATCGTTCTCGGTGTCGCCATCGCACCGACGTCCTGGGTGGTGCTCTGTACCGGAATTGGCCTGGCGGTCGCCGTCCGAATCCTTCGACTACCACGGGTGAAGGGGGTCTTCGCGGTCAGCAAGAACATGCTGGTCGCGGTGGCCGCCGGTATGACCCTGAACGCCACCGACTGGGTCTGGCCGCCGGTGGAGCCGCACCACATGATCCTGCCGCTGGCCGCGGCCTATGCGGTGGCGGCCCTGTTCGACCAGGCCCTCGCCATTCCGGTGATCGCGCTGGCCACCCGGACCAAGGTGCTCCGCCAGTTCCGGGACGACTGGGACCTGCGGTTGGCCGGATTCGCAGTACGGTTCGTGGTGACGGTGGTCACCCTTCTGATCCTGTTGGCCGACAGCCGCCTTCTCATCGCCGTCCCCCCGCTGGTGCTCAGTCTGCATCTCGCGTACGCGACCCGGATCCAGGCCCGCGCTGAGCAACAGGCCTGGCAGCGCCTCGCCCACACCACCGATGCCCTGAACGTCATCGATCTCACCGAGGTGCTACGCACCGCTGTGACCCGGGCGGCCGACCTGCTCTCCGCCGACGAGGTCGAGGTGGAGTTGCACGCGGGCCACCGGGTGGTACGCGGCAGCAGCGAGACGATCAGCTACGACGGCGATGCCGACGGTCCGCTCTCCACCCTCAACGGATCGGTCATCTCAAGCGAGATGGTGGGACACGACGGCAGTCGGGTCGGCACGCTGCGGTTGCGCTTCCACGGGCCGGTCGGGCTCTCCGAACGGGAGCAGTACACACTGCGTACCTTCGCTTCCGCGCTCTGTACGGCGATCCGCAACGCGTCCGCGTACGCGGAGCTGAACCGGGCCGCCGAGGAGCACGCGCACGCCGCCGCGCACGACGCGCTGACCGGCCTGATCAACCGGCGCCGGCTGATGGAACGCGGCGCAGAGCTGCTCGCCGGCCGGCACGCCGACGGCGTCACCGCCCTGCTGCTCATCGACCTCAACCACTTCAAAGAGGTGAACGACACCCTCGGCCACCCCTCCGGCGACCGGGTCCTGGTCGAGGTGGCCGACCGGCTGCGCGCCAGCGCCGGCGGCAACGACCTGGTCGCCCGGCTCGGCGGCGACGAGTTCGCGATCCTCTTCACCGGCCTGCCGGCCCCGGCGATCGCCACCCACCGCGCCGACGCCCTGCTCGCCGTCCTACACGAGCCGATCAACCTGGACGGCATGCGGATCAGCGTCGAGGCCAGCGGCGGCATCGCGGTCGCCCCCGGCACCGGCGGGATGGCCGAACTACTCCGCCGCGCCGACGTCGCGATGTACCAGGCCAAACGCAGCGGCCGGCGGATCGCCACCTACACCGCCTCCCGGGACACCGCCGACATCGGCCGGCTCACCCTCGGCGGCGACCTGCCCCGGGCGGTCGCCGAACACGAGTTCACCGTCAACTTCCAACCCATCGTCGACCTGGCCAGCGGGGAGGTGCTGGCCGCCGAGGCGCTGGCCCGCTGGCACCACCCGGCGCAGGGCACCATCGACCCGCTGCGGTTCCTGGAGGCGATCGAACGCTCCGGGCTGCTGCCGGCGTTCGCCGAAGCGGTCCTCGACCAGTCCCTGATCGCGGCCGGCACCTGGCGCGACGCCGGCTTCGACCTGCCTGTCGCGGTCAACGTCTCGCCGCGCAGCCTGCTCGACGCCCGCTTCCCCGGGTCGGTGCTGGCCCGGCTGCGGGCCCACGACCTGCCGTCCGACCGGCTCATCCTCGAACTGACCGAAACGCTCACCCTCAGCCAGCTCGAAGTGGTCGACCAGGTCCTCGGCCAGCTCCGGGACGCCGGCGTCCGGCTCGCCCTCGACGACTTCGGCACCGGCTACTCCTCGCTGTCGGTGCTCTCCCGGATCCCGGTCCACGAGCTGAAGATCGACCGCGCCTTCGTGATGACGATGGAGTCGTCGAACGAGGCGGCCGCCGTCATCCGCTCCACGGTCGACCTCGGTCGCAGCCTGGACCTGGTGGTGGTCGCCGAGGGCGTGGAGAGCGAACCGCAGCGCCGGGCTCTCTGGGAGTTGGGCTGCGTCGCCGGCCAGGGCCACCTCTTCGCCCGGCCGATGCCGTCGGCCCGGATGCTGGCCGCCCTGCACCGGGGCGCCGGCGGGCGACCCGGCACGCTGGCCCCACCGCTGCACGACGCCGGCTCGGTGGTCCGGATGCCGCCCAGCCGGCGATCCGGCGCCCGCCGCTCGGACCGTCTGCCACACTTGCCCGCGTGA
- the moaC gene encoding cyclic pyranopterin monophosphate synthase MoaC, producing MTHVDSAGAARMVDVSAKEPTGRRAIAGGTLWTTAEVIDLLRRDGLPKGDALAIGRIAGIMGAKRTPDLIPLCHPIALHGVTVDLELRETTVDITVTAKTADRTGVEMEALTAVATAGLALIDMVKAVDPAASLEGVRVLRKEGGKTGDWTRPADRA from the coding sequence TTGACCCACGTGGACTCCGCCGGTGCGGCACGGATGGTGGACGTCTCGGCCAAGGAACCCACCGGGCGGCGGGCGATCGCCGGCGGCACGCTCTGGACCACCGCCGAGGTGATCGACCTGCTGCGCCGCGACGGCCTGCCCAAGGGCGACGCGCTGGCGATCGGCCGGATCGCCGGCATCATGGGCGCCAAACGCACCCCCGACCTGATTCCGCTCTGCCACCCGATCGCGCTGCACGGAGTCACCGTCGACCTGGAGTTGCGGGAGACGACCGTCGACATCACCGTGACCGCGAAGACCGCCGACCGGACCGGGGTGGAGATGGAGGCGTTGACGGCGGTGGCCACCGCCGGACTCGCCCTGATTGACATGGTCAAGGCCGTGGACCCGGCAGCCTCCCTCGAAGGGGTACGCGTGCTGCGCAAGGAAGGCGGCAAGACCGGCGACTGGACCCGCCCGGCGGACCGCGCATGA